Proteins encoded by one window of Kwoniella shivajii chromosome 8, complete sequence:
- a CDS encoding ATP synthase subunit beta, mitochondrial codes for MTLVSRSAIRLSRRGGQQLRNARANAAFFTTAASQAQNVLPKFAASSSRVQIPAKTSVNATRSYATPSNLQTGSIKTVIGAVVDVHFDSDNLPPILNALNVQFAEGQTGPEGGRLVLEVAQHLGENTVRCIAMEGTDGLVRGQKVVDTGAPIMIPVGPGTLGRIMNVIGQPIDQRGPIKGVKEAPIHADAPEFVDQSTQAEVLETGIKVVDLLAPYARGGKIGLFGGAGVGKTVLIQELINNIAKAHGGYSVFTGVGERTREGNDLYHEMRETGVINLDGDSKVALVFGQMNEPPGARARVALTGLTIAEYFRDEEGQDVLLFIDNIFRFTQAGSEVSALLGRIPSAVGYQPTLSTDMGGMQERITTTKKGSITSVQAVYVPADDLTDPAPATTFAHLDATTVLSRSIAELGIYPAVDPLDSKSRMLDPRVVGQRHYEVATKTQQILQSYKSLQDIIAILGMDELSEEDKLTVERARKIQRFMSQPFAVAQVFTGIEGRLVPLKETVTAFEEILQGKHDHISEASFYMVGGIDDVKAKHEKSIKEQGN; via the exons ATGACTCTCGTCTCTAGATCCGCTATCCGTCTCTCTCGACGAGGTGGTCAACAATTGAGGAACGCTCGTGCCAACGCAGCTTTCTTCACCACCGCTGCCAGCCAAGCTCAAAACGTTCTCCCAAAGTTCGCCGCCTCTAGCTCAAGAGTTCAAATCCCCGCCAAGACTT CTGTCAACGCTACTCGATCTTACGCTACTCCTTCCAACCTCCAAACCGGTTCTATCAAGACCGTTATCGGTGCCGTCGTCGATGTTCACTTTGACTCTGACAACCTTCCTCCTATCCTCAACGCCCTCAATGTCCAATTCGCCGAAGGTCAAACTGGTCCCGAAGGTGGTCGACTCGTTCTCGAAGTCGCTCAACATTTGGGTGAGAACACTGTCCGATGTATTGCCATGGAAGGTACCGATGGTCTCGTTCGAGGTCAAAAGGTAGTCGACACTGGTGCTCCCATCATGATCCCAGTTGGTCCCGGTACTCTTGG TCGAATCATGAACGTCATTGGTCAACCCATTGACCAACGTGGTCCTATCAAGGGTGTCAAGGAGGCCCCCATTCACGCCGATGCTCCCGAATTCGTTGACCAATCTACCCAAGCTGAAGTCCTCGAAACCGGTATCAAGGTTGTCGATCTCCTCGCCCCTTACGCTCGAGGTGGTAAAATTGGTCTTTTCGGTGGTGCCGGTGTCGGTAAAACTGTGCTCATTCAAGAGCTCATTAACAACATCGCCAAAGCCCATGGTGGTTACTCCGTCTTCACCGGTGTCGGTGAACGAACTCGAGAGGGTAACGATTTGTACCACGAAATGAGAGAAACCGGTGTCATCAACCTCGACGGTGACTCCAAGGTCGCCCTCGTTTTCGGTCAAATGAACGAACCCCCAGGAGCTCGAGCCCGAGTTGCTCTTACCGGTCTTACCATCGCTGAATACTTCCGAGACGAGGAGGGTCAAGATGTGTTGCTTTTCATTGACAACATTTTCCGATTCACCCAAGCCGGTTCCGAGGTATCTGCCTTGTTAGGTCGTATCCCTTCCGCCGTAGGATACCAACCTACTCTTTCCACCGATATGGGTGGTATGCAAGAGCGAATTACCACCACCAAGAAGGGATCTATCACCTCTGTGCAAGCCGTCTACGTACCTGCAGATGATTTGACCGATCCTGCTCCTGCCACCACTTTCGCGCACTTGGATGCTACCACTGTGTTGTCTCGATCCATCGCCGAGTTGGGTATCTACCCCGCCGTCGACCCTCTTGATTCCAAATCACGAATGTTGGACCCCCGAGTTGTCGGTCAACGACATTACGAGGTCGCCACCAAGACTCAACAAATCCTCCAATCTTACAAATCTCTCCAAGATATCATTGCCATTTTAGGTATGGATGAGTTGTCCGAAGAGGACAAATTGACCGTCGAGCGAGCCCGAAAAATCCAAAGATTCATGTCTCAACCTTTCGCCGTCGCCCAAGTCTTCACCGGTATTGAAGGTCGACTTGTACCCCTCAAGGAGACCGTCACTGCCTTTGAGGAAATTCTCCAAGGTAAACACGATCACATCTCCGAGGCTTCCTTCTACA TGGTCGGTGGTATTGACGATGTCAAAGCCAAACACGAGAAATCCATCAAGGAGCAAGGTAACTAA